The stretch of DNA ATTAGACGAAATGGCTTCCACATAATACGTATGGACACCCTCTTCATCTTTCACTTTAATCTCCCAGTTGGCTTGCAAGACTTGGATATTGGTCTCTTTAACCACTGTGTAATAACCGAGACGTATGTTAACGACTTCTTGGTCATGCTTTAAGTATTGATTATAATAAAGTGCTTCAATTGCTTTATGTGCACTGATGACTTGTTTCGGTTCGTTATTCGGTCCTTTAGACGGTACGATATCTTCCATGGCAGATTGTTCATATGATTTAACATTATCATCTTTCACATCAAAAATCAGTTCTGCACGGTTGTTATTCATAATTGGAAAACCTTGATACGTCTGTTCGTATTTGATTTTATCATTATCCGTCTCATGATATTGATATTCTTGACCTTTATAAATATTTTGATCGATGTACGGTTTCAAATGTGATATCGGATCAATTTTGACATTCACACGCTCGCTCACTTCTTTGTCTAATGTATGTCCATTATTACGCGCCTCTGCTTTTGCGCTTTTTTCCGCTTCTTCTTTAAAGTCTTTAGAGCGTGTAGTAATCAACTGCATTTTAACGTGACGCGTGTCTGGCATATTTTTAGGTAACTTAATGTTTTCCTGTTCAAAATTGACGACATTATCTTGATCGGCGTCATTAATTTTTGACTTGTTGACTTTATCGTTATACACAAAAATCA from Staphylococcus lutrae encodes:
- a CDS encoding two-component system regulatory protein YycI; protein product: MNWKRAKTLFIIVFLLVNLCLIFVYNDKVNKSKINDADQDNVVNFEQENIKLPKNMPDTRHVKMQLITTRSKDFKEEAEKSAKAEARNNGHTLDKEVSERVNVKIDPISHLKPYIDQNIYKGQEYQYHETDNDKIKYEQTYQGFPIMNNNRAELIFDVKDDNVKSYEQSAMEDIVPSKGPNNEPKQVISAHKAIEALYYNQYLKHDQEVVNIRLGYYTVVKETNIQVLQANWEIKVKDEEGVHTYYVEAISSNPQIIEQ